In Podarcis raffonei isolate rPodRaf1 chromosome 8, rPodRaf1.pri, whole genome shotgun sequence, the genomic window AGAATGAACTGAAGGATAATATTGTAGCTCTTCTTAAattctaataaaatttattttaaaaaagaactgacTGAATGGTTGCAACTCTTGTTCATAGGAATCCGCAGCAGAACCATGGAAGTCCTGAGCAGAATGGGAGTTTTTCAGCACCTATTGGTATGTTGCTTATGGGAATGTATGTCTAGTGTTTGGCTGATTATGTTTTATATCTAAAATGTTTCCACCCCATTTAATTTGTTGTCTGCAATTCAAAGGTGCTTGCTGAATTAGGTGATTCAAGGCTCCAGACAGAACATTCTTCCTGTATGGTTTGCTAGTGATAAATATTCCTCTATTTAAGGCATTAGAATAATTTTCATACTTTGTGGTAGTAATACAGTACAGTCAATATTTTTGCTTTGATTATTAATAAACACAAATTAACAAATAAAACTCTTAATGAAGAGAGCAGGATCATAGAACAAAAGTGGTTTGAAGAATTAAGGAAACAGGAGTGATTATACCCTAGTATGATAGATCCAGTGTGTTGTAACTAAAATGGCTGCTGTTATATAACAGCAGCCATCTTGATTGTTAAATACTTCATATTGCATACAGTTGAATGCCTCCAGCTCCATAGTGGCTCAAAATACTAATTTGACCGTTCTGTGATGTGAGTGGAGCATTAGCTTCTAGAATTCAAGCATTTTTGTTTGAAAGGAGGTTCTATGGCTGTCAAATGAAAGATCTGAACCATGCCACTTAAAATCTTTGAGGCATAAGGTTTTTAATAATGCTTCCGAGTTGACTTGGAAGAAACATTATGCAGTTATGACATTTTCATAGTTCACAATAGCAGAAGTTTTAAATCAAAACTTCTATCTATTCCTCCTTCTCCTAAACAAAGGAACGGGAACTGGGCAACCGAAAGCAGAAGGCACAAGTTTGAAAAATACCGAAAAGCAAAAATCTAGCAAgaagacagatgagatgacagtCTTTATGGATGACTTGACTTTGAGTTCACCAAAAGAAAGGTCTCGTTCAAGGTCAAGGAGCAGCTGTAGCAGAAGATCATCTTCAAGATCATCTAGTAGGTCATCTTACTCCACAAGATCAAGTTCaagcacttcctcttcctccagaaGCTGGAGTAGGTCAAGAAGCAGATCAAGATTACGTGCTAAAAGAAATTGTTCTTGGAGGTGCAGAAGGTATTCAAGATCTTATTCCAGAAGCCGGTCAAGATCACGTAGCTACAAATACCGAGAAAGATACCATCCTAGATACCATAGGCGATACCGCCGCTCTCCTCCAAGATACAGATCACGTAGTAGGTCTCCTGGAAGACCATGCTATAGAAGATCTTACTCTAGAAGCAGGTCAAGAAGCCGAAGATACTATGGATTTGGAAGAACCATATATCCTGAGGCTTATAGAAGCTGGAGAAGCCGTTCTCGATCAAGATCTCGCAGTAGAACCCCTCTTCGCTTGACTGAAAAAGGTATTGGCAGATCATCAATCTATATCGGTGGAGAAGCATACTAGGATATTTTCAAACTTTGCTATAGAAAAAATATATCCCATCTTAGTTTAAAAAGTCCTGTCTAGAGACTTTTGCTGTACTTTCATTAACTGATAGAAGTAGAGAGTTCTTCTCCAAGAATAGCTGTACATTGAAGTTACTGTGGTTTGGGttggttcagttcagttcagttcctgtGTTCAAATCCTTAGTTGGTTTTAGAATCACTTGATGTGTTTGGGAAGTCACTGTCTCAATTCTTTAGTGTACTGTCTTTGAAAATCACCTCTACCCCCAAGTATAAATTTAGCTTTTCTGCTCAGTCATCACTAACTTCCCTTTATCTTGCACCGTGGAACTTGTCTGAATTCCTTTTTTGGTGCTTTCAGTTAGTTTTCTATTGCA contains:
- the RSRP1 gene encoding arginine/serine-rich protein 1 isoform X2 gives rise to the protein MAVTNEGGLSPQAPPQSQGPSAWYQNPQQNHGSPEQNGSFSAPIGTGTGQPKAEGTSLKNTEKQKSSKKTDEMTVFMDDLTLSSPKERSRSRSRSSCSRRSSSRSSSRSSYSTRSSSSTSSSSRSWSRSRSRSRLRAKRNCSWRCRRYSRSYSRSRSRSRSYKYRERYHPRYHRRYRRSPPRYRSRSRSPGRPCYRRSYSRSRSRSRRYYGFGRTIYPEAYRSWRSRSRSRSRSRTPLRLTEKEKKELLEIAKANAAKTLGTDNVVLPASLKIGTISKESESRKPNEESVKTMKS
- the RSRP1 gene encoding arginine/serine-rich protein 1 isoform X1, which gives rise to MAVTNEGGLSPQAPPQSQGPSAWYQNPQQNHGSPEQNGSFSAPIGTGTGQPKAEGTSLKNTEKQKSSKKTDEMTVFMDDLTLSSPKERSRSRSRSSCSRRSSSRSSSRSSYSTRSSSSTSSSSRSWSRSRSRSRLRAKRNCSWRCRRYSRSYSRSRSRSRSYKYRERYHPRYHRRYRRSPPRYRSRSRSPGRPCYRRSYSRSRSRSRRYYGFGRTIYPEAYRSWRSRSRSRSRSRTPLRLTEKEKKELLEIAKANAAKTLGTDNVVLPASLKIGTISKESESRKPNEESVKTMNALWQGHWP